One Malaclemys terrapin pileata isolate rMalTer1 chromosome 9, rMalTer1.hap1, whole genome shotgun sequence DNA window includes the following coding sequences:
- the TNFSF10 gene encoding tumor necrosis factor ligand superfamily member 10: MRLPTAGPSTGQTCGLVLISAVLLQSICVAITFLYFTNELKQLQDTYSKSGIACLMGEDLGTFIRHVDLNENEERESDPCWQVKWQLGELIKKMISRNYEENISSAVKGTEEQGSQNHGHRIAAHLTGSRNKKSSLSTSNSSSRRGVGQKINTWEPSRKDHSFLYNVELKNGELIIPRTGFYYIYSQTYFRFREPENEDSESDPLALSRNPKQMVQYVYKLTTYPEPILLMKSARTSCWSKRAEYGLYSIYQGGVFQLKRDDRIFVSVSNEDMVDMDKEASFFGAFLIS; the protein is encoded by the exons ATGAGGCTGCCTACGGCTGGCCCCAGCACTGGCCAGACCTGTGGGCTTGTGCTGATCTCCGCTGTGCTGCTGCAATCCATTTGCGTGGCGATTACTTTCCTTTACTTCACTAATGAGCTGAAACAG CTCCAGGACACATATTCCAAGAGCGGCATTGCTTGTCTCATGGGGGAAGATCTCGGAACTTTCATAAGACATGTGGATctaaatgaaaatgaagaaagagagagtgaCCCCTGCTGGCAAGTGAAGTGGCAACTAGGAGAGTTAATTAAAAAG atgatatcaagaAACTATGAGGAAAACATTTCATCTGCAGTGAAAG GAACTGAAGAACAGGGATCTCAGAACCATGGACACAGAATAGCAGCTCACTTAACTGGAAGCCGCAATAAGAAGAGCTCTCTATCCACATCAA ATTCCTCATCCAGAAGAGGTGTTGGGCAGAAAATAAATACCTGGGAACCCTCAAGGAAAGACCATTCATTCCTCTATAATGTGGAGTTGAAAAATGGGGAGTTAATCATACCTAGAACCGGGTTTTATTACATCTACTCTCAAACTTACTTTCGATTCCGCGAACCTGAGAACGAGGATTCAGAATCAGATCCATTAGCACTAAGCAGAAACCCTAAGCAAATGGTCCAGTATGTTTACAAACTGACGACATATCCAGAGCCTATCCTGCTCATGAAAAGTGCAAGAACTAGCTGCTGGTCTAAAAGGGCAGAATATGGACTTTACTCCATATATCAAGGTGGAGTATTTCAGCTAAAAAGGGATGATAGGATTTTTGTCTCTGTCAGTAACGAGGACATGGTTGACATGGACAAAGAAGCAAGTTTTTTTGGAGCCTTTTTGATCAGCTAA